Proteins encoded in a region of the Vicia villosa cultivar HV-30 ecotype Madison, WI linkage group LG5, Vvil1.0, whole genome shotgun sequence genome:
- the LOC131601228 gene encoding uncharacterized protein LOC131601228 isoform X2 produces MSMPKPNQVAVRDLVEEAKKRIVILIVCVVGLSYLMSLTSSSVWVNLPAAASLIIIFRYLSLDYEMKRKAAAYNNKANSTSIQSSKKPTENPKAVAKFEWRAKVNSPVVEDAIDHFTRHLISEWVTDLWYSRLTPDKEAPEELVQLINGVLGEISGRMRNINLIDFLIRDLVNLICTHLELFRAAISKIEKQHTGSLTIESRDTELKIVLAAENKLHPALFSSEAEHKVLQHLMSGLMSVTFKSEDLQCSFFRYTVRELLACTVMRPVLNLANPRFINERIESVVINKTKSNKGVDAAQGVSHTKADEPQTSSDHFSKCVDPSVTGVELTQLKNSQSRNAETSAERNASDNLARDPLLSIDTRSSRSWSSLPGNSQSNGDQGIQRYRSGGEWGDILDVVSRRKTQTLAPEHFENVWAKGKNYKKKDGENQSNERAPQHPPIGKLPNVNHIKAISGPKEKNTRLKLNSSTDKNATFHTDKNGSTHSSVTSYKDDEHNHINMHTSESESNTSYTSEDDETSNVTGLDSPGTKVWDGRSIRNQAVSYVHHPLESFDNHSTKKRNKNRSRYPRSFRNQSGSKRSRSSDQKTQMWQEVERSSFLSGDGQDILGSSKSLVNSDESSDEVDFESLGRIYSGAAASSSSSISKQESCSLAVNPLISSSSVDSFYKLRCEVLGANIVKSGSRTFAVYSISVTDVNNNSWSIKRRFRHFEELHRRLKEFPEYNLHLPPKHFLSTGLDVAVIQERCELLDKYLKKLMQLPKVSESIELWDFLSVDSQTYIFSNSFSIMETLPVGLDSKSPEKTKISSTVSASGSDPFAFQRENYSSESKEAGLRRRNNAVDNGLRPKLNNTPLSLPTKKNTQESRQSFDNSGSNADILARKSAPSPNNPQKSVKGRDKSDEVSDVNRDTADTLPTEWVPPNLSVPILDLVDVIFQLQDGGWIRRQAFWVAKQVLQLGMGDALDDWLLEKILLLRKGSVIASGVTRVEQIGIRELLSVVVGRG; encoded by the exons ATGAGCATGCCGAAACCTAATCAAGTAGCAGTTAGAGACCTCGTTGAGGAAGCGAAGAAACGGATTGTGATTCTCATCGTTTGCGTTGTTGGACTCTCCTATCTAATGTCAT TGACAAGCTCCTCAGTTTGGGTCAACTTGCCTGCTGCAGCTTCCTTAATTATCATTTTCCGTTATTTATCACTGGATTATGAAATGAAGAGAAAAGCTGCAGCATACAACAATAAAGCAAACTCCACCAGTATTCAGTCTTCAAAAAAGCCTACCGAAAATCCTAAAGCAGTTGCAAAATTTGAGTGGCGAGCAAAAGTGAATTCTCCTGTTGTTGAGGATGCAATTGATCACTTCACTAGACATCTGATTTCTGAGTGGGTAACAGATCTTTGGTACTCTCGCTTAACACCGGACAAAGAGGCTCCTGAAGAGTTGGTGCAACTAATTAATGGTGTACTTGGTGAAATTTCAGGACGCATGAGAAATATAAATCTGATAGATTTTTTGATAAG GGATCTTGTTAATCTCATTTGCACTCATTTGGAGTTGTTTCGTGCTGCTATCTCCAAGATTGAAAAACAGCACACAGGTTCATTAACAATTGAAAGTCGAGATACAGAACTAAAAATTGTGTTGGCTGCAGAAAACAAATTGCATCCTGCTTTATTCTCTTCTGAAGCTGAGCACAAG GTTTTACAGCATCTGATGAGTGGTCTTATGTCTGTCACTTTCAAGTCGGAGGATTTGCAGTGTTCTTTCTTTCGATATACTGTCAGGGAGCTTCTTGCATGTACTGTAATGCGACCTGTTCTAAATTTAGCCAATCCAAG ATTTATTAATGAAAGAATTGAGTCTGTGGTAATTAATAAGACCAAGAGTAACAAAGGGGTTGATGCAGCTCAAGGGGTATCCCACACTAAAGCAGATGAGCCACAAACTTCATCTGACCATTTTTccaagtgtgtagatccttccgTTACTGGTGTTGAGCTTACACAGCTAAAAAATAGTCAATCCAGAAATGCAGAGACGTCTGCAGAAAGAAATGCTTCTGATAACCTTGCTAGGGATCCATTGCTTTCAATTGATACTCGATCTTCCCGTTCATGGAGCTCTCTACCTGGAAACTCTCAAAGTAATGGTGACCAAGGTATTCAACGATATCGCTCTGGAGGAGAGTGGGGAGATATTTTAGATGTCGTCTCTCGTAGAAAGACCCAAACTCTTGCTCCAGAACATTTTGAGAATGTGTGGGCAAAGGGAAAAAATTACAAGAAAAAGGATGGAGAGAACCAATCGAATGAACGAGCCCCACAACATCCCCCAATAGGAAAATTACCCAATGTAAATCATATTAAGGCAATATCTGgaccaaaagaaaaaaatactAGATTGAAGCTTAATTCCTCTACGGACAAAAATGCAACCTTTCATACAGACAAAAATGGATCAACTCATTCTTCAGTTACCTCGTATAAAGATGATGAGCACAACCACATCAATATGCATACGAGTGAATCAGAGAGCAATACTTCTTACACTTCAGAAGATGATGAAACTAGTAATGTTACAGGTCTTGATTCCCCTGGAACTAAGGTTTGGGATGGAAGAAGTATCAGAAACCAGGCTGTTTCTTATGTTCATCACCCACTTGAAAGTTTTGATAACCACAGTACAAAGAAAAGGAATAAGAACCGTTCCCGCTACCCGAGATCATTCAGAAATCAATCTGGCAGTAAAAGGTCTAGATCAAGCGATCAGAAGACACAGATGTGGCAGGAAGTTGAAAGATCAAGTTTTTTATCTGGTGATGGTCAAGACATACTCGGCTCTTCAAAATCACTTGTGAATTCTGACGAGTCCTCCGATGAGGTCGATTTTGAAAGTTTGGGTAGAATTTATAGTGGAGCAGCTgcctcttcttcatcctctataTCTAAACAAGAATCTTGTAGTTTGGCTGTTAATCCTCTGATAAGTTCTTCTTCTGTAGATTCCTTTTACAAGTTGAGATGTGAG GTCTTGGGTGCAAACATTGTGAAGAGTGGTTCAAGAACATTTGCCGTTTACTCCATATCCGTTACAGATGTAAATAATAACAGTTGGTCAATTAAAAGAAG GTTTCGTCATTTTGAAGAGCTGCATCGGCGCCTGAAAGAGTTCCCTGAGTATAATCTTCATTTGCCACCGAAACATTTTCTGTCAACTGGTTTAGATGTAGCAGTCATTCAAGAGCGGTGTGAATTGCTTGATAAATATTTGAAG AAACTTATGCAGCTACCTAAAGTTTCAGAATCAATTGAATTATGGGACTTTCTGAGTGTTGACTCTCAG ACCTACATATTCTCAAATTCTTTTTCTATCATGGAAACATTACCAG TTGGCCTGGACTCTAAGTCACCTGAGAAGACTAAAATCAGTTCCACTGTTTCTGCATCTGGAAGTGACCCTTTTGCCTTTCAGAGGGAAAACTATAGTTCTGAAAGTAAAGAGGCTGGTTTGCGAAGAAGAAATAATGCTGTTGATAATGGATTGAGGCCAAAATTAAATAACACGCCTCTTTCTCTACCGACGAAAAAGAATACGCAGGAATCTAGACAGTCATTTGACAATTCTGGAAGCAATGCAGATATTCTAGCACGGAAGAGTGCGCCTTCTCCCAATAATCCGCAGAAGTCAGTGAAAGGAAGAGATAAGTCGGATGAGGTCTCTGATGTGAACCGTGATACTGCTGACACTCTTCCAACAGAG TGGGTGCCACCAAATTTAAGTGTACCCATATTGGATCTCGTTGATGTTATCTTCCAGCTGCAAGACGGTGGATGGATTAG GAGGCAAGCTTTTTGGGTTGCAAAACAAGTCTTACAACTAGGGATGGGCGATGCCTTAGATGATTGGTTGTTAGAGAAAATTCTGCTTCTCCGAAAGGGGTCAGTGATTGCTTCAGGGGTCACACGAGTTGAGCAA ATTGGTATTCGAGAGCTCCTTTCAGTAGTTGTTGGGAGAGGTTAA
- the LOC131601228 gene encoding uncharacterized protein LOC131601228 isoform X1, giving the protein MSMPKPNQVAVRDLVEEAKKRIVILIVCVVGLSYLMSLTSSSVWVNLPAAASLIIIFRYLSLDYEMKRKAAAYNNKANSTSIQSSKKPTENPKAVAKFEWRAKVNSPVVEDAIDHFTRHLISEWVTDLWYSRLTPDKEAPEELVQLINGVLGEISGRMRNINLIDFLIRDLVNLICTHLELFRAAISKIEKQHTGSLTIESRDTELKIVLAAENKLHPALFSSEAEHKVLQHLMSGLMSVTFKSEDLQCSFFRYTVRELLACTVMRPVLNLANPRFINERIESVVINKTKSNKGVDAAQGVSHTKADEPQTSSDHFSKCVDPSVTGVELTQLKNSQSRNAETSAERNASDNLARDPLLSIDTRSSRSWSSLPGNSQSNGDQGIQRYRSGGEWGDILDVVSRRKTQTLAPEHFENVWAKGKNYKKKDGENQSNERAPQHPPIGKLPNVNHIKAISGPKEKNTRLKLNSSTDKNATFHTDKNGSTHSSVTSYKDDEHNHINMHTSESESNTSYTSEDDETSNVTGLDSPGTKVWDGRSIRNQAVSYVHHPLESFDNHSTKKRNKNRSRYPRSFRNQSGSKRSRSSDQKTQMWQEVERSSFLSGDGQDILGSSKSLVNSDESSDEVDFESLGRIYSGAAASSSSSISKQESCSLAVNPLISSSSVDSFYKLRCEVLGANIVKSGSRTFAVYSISVTDVNNNSWSIKRRFRHFEELHRRLKEFPEYNLHLPPKHFLSTGLDVAVIQERCELLDKYLKKLMQLPKVSESIELWDFLSVDSQTYIFSNSFSIMETLPVGLDSKSPEKTKISSTVSASGSDPFAFQRENYSSESKEAGLRRRNNAVDNGLRPKLNNTPLSLPTKKNTQESRQSFDNSGSNADILARKSAPSPNNPQKSVKGRDKSDEVSDVNRDTADTLPTEWVPPNLSVPILDLVDVIFQLQDGGWIRRQAFWVAKQVLQLGMGDALDDWLLEKILLLRKGSVIASGVTRVEQILWPDGIFLTKHPNRRPPPTSPSQNSPNGHQPSPGSSPRTEDEQAEADRRAKFVYELMIDQAPPAIVGLVGKKEYEQCARDLYFFLQSSVCLKLLAFDLLEMLLLSAFPELDDVFKQLHEEKHKFGELVK; this is encoded by the exons ATGAGCATGCCGAAACCTAATCAAGTAGCAGTTAGAGACCTCGTTGAGGAAGCGAAGAAACGGATTGTGATTCTCATCGTTTGCGTTGTTGGACTCTCCTATCTAATGTCAT TGACAAGCTCCTCAGTTTGGGTCAACTTGCCTGCTGCAGCTTCCTTAATTATCATTTTCCGTTATTTATCACTGGATTATGAAATGAAGAGAAAAGCTGCAGCATACAACAATAAAGCAAACTCCACCAGTATTCAGTCTTCAAAAAAGCCTACCGAAAATCCTAAAGCAGTTGCAAAATTTGAGTGGCGAGCAAAAGTGAATTCTCCTGTTGTTGAGGATGCAATTGATCACTTCACTAGACATCTGATTTCTGAGTGGGTAACAGATCTTTGGTACTCTCGCTTAACACCGGACAAAGAGGCTCCTGAAGAGTTGGTGCAACTAATTAATGGTGTACTTGGTGAAATTTCAGGACGCATGAGAAATATAAATCTGATAGATTTTTTGATAAG GGATCTTGTTAATCTCATTTGCACTCATTTGGAGTTGTTTCGTGCTGCTATCTCCAAGATTGAAAAACAGCACACAGGTTCATTAACAATTGAAAGTCGAGATACAGAACTAAAAATTGTGTTGGCTGCAGAAAACAAATTGCATCCTGCTTTATTCTCTTCTGAAGCTGAGCACAAG GTTTTACAGCATCTGATGAGTGGTCTTATGTCTGTCACTTTCAAGTCGGAGGATTTGCAGTGTTCTTTCTTTCGATATACTGTCAGGGAGCTTCTTGCATGTACTGTAATGCGACCTGTTCTAAATTTAGCCAATCCAAG ATTTATTAATGAAAGAATTGAGTCTGTGGTAATTAATAAGACCAAGAGTAACAAAGGGGTTGATGCAGCTCAAGGGGTATCCCACACTAAAGCAGATGAGCCACAAACTTCATCTGACCATTTTTccaagtgtgtagatccttccgTTACTGGTGTTGAGCTTACACAGCTAAAAAATAGTCAATCCAGAAATGCAGAGACGTCTGCAGAAAGAAATGCTTCTGATAACCTTGCTAGGGATCCATTGCTTTCAATTGATACTCGATCTTCCCGTTCATGGAGCTCTCTACCTGGAAACTCTCAAAGTAATGGTGACCAAGGTATTCAACGATATCGCTCTGGAGGAGAGTGGGGAGATATTTTAGATGTCGTCTCTCGTAGAAAGACCCAAACTCTTGCTCCAGAACATTTTGAGAATGTGTGGGCAAAGGGAAAAAATTACAAGAAAAAGGATGGAGAGAACCAATCGAATGAACGAGCCCCACAACATCCCCCAATAGGAAAATTACCCAATGTAAATCATATTAAGGCAATATCTGgaccaaaagaaaaaaatactAGATTGAAGCTTAATTCCTCTACGGACAAAAATGCAACCTTTCATACAGACAAAAATGGATCAACTCATTCTTCAGTTACCTCGTATAAAGATGATGAGCACAACCACATCAATATGCATACGAGTGAATCAGAGAGCAATACTTCTTACACTTCAGAAGATGATGAAACTAGTAATGTTACAGGTCTTGATTCCCCTGGAACTAAGGTTTGGGATGGAAGAAGTATCAGAAACCAGGCTGTTTCTTATGTTCATCACCCACTTGAAAGTTTTGATAACCACAGTACAAAGAAAAGGAATAAGAACCGTTCCCGCTACCCGAGATCATTCAGAAATCAATCTGGCAGTAAAAGGTCTAGATCAAGCGATCAGAAGACACAGATGTGGCAGGAAGTTGAAAGATCAAGTTTTTTATCTGGTGATGGTCAAGACATACTCGGCTCTTCAAAATCACTTGTGAATTCTGACGAGTCCTCCGATGAGGTCGATTTTGAAAGTTTGGGTAGAATTTATAGTGGAGCAGCTgcctcttcttcatcctctataTCTAAACAAGAATCTTGTAGTTTGGCTGTTAATCCTCTGATAAGTTCTTCTTCTGTAGATTCCTTTTACAAGTTGAGATGTGAG GTCTTGGGTGCAAACATTGTGAAGAGTGGTTCAAGAACATTTGCCGTTTACTCCATATCCGTTACAGATGTAAATAATAACAGTTGGTCAATTAAAAGAAG GTTTCGTCATTTTGAAGAGCTGCATCGGCGCCTGAAAGAGTTCCCTGAGTATAATCTTCATTTGCCACCGAAACATTTTCTGTCAACTGGTTTAGATGTAGCAGTCATTCAAGAGCGGTGTGAATTGCTTGATAAATATTTGAAG AAACTTATGCAGCTACCTAAAGTTTCAGAATCAATTGAATTATGGGACTTTCTGAGTGTTGACTCTCAG ACCTACATATTCTCAAATTCTTTTTCTATCATGGAAACATTACCAG TTGGCCTGGACTCTAAGTCACCTGAGAAGACTAAAATCAGTTCCACTGTTTCTGCATCTGGAAGTGACCCTTTTGCCTTTCAGAGGGAAAACTATAGTTCTGAAAGTAAAGAGGCTGGTTTGCGAAGAAGAAATAATGCTGTTGATAATGGATTGAGGCCAAAATTAAATAACACGCCTCTTTCTCTACCGACGAAAAAGAATACGCAGGAATCTAGACAGTCATTTGACAATTCTGGAAGCAATGCAGATATTCTAGCACGGAAGAGTGCGCCTTCTCCCAATAATCCGCAGAAGTCAGTGAAAGGAAGAGATAAGTCGGATGAGGTCTCTGATGTGAACCGTGATACTGCTGACACTCTTCCAACAGAG TGGGTGCCACCAAATTTAAGTGTACCCATATTGGATCTCGTTGATGTTATCTTCCAGCTGCAAGACGGTGGATGGATTAG GAGGCAAGCTTTTTGGGTTGCAAAACAAGTCTTACAACTAGGGATGGGCGATGCCTTAGATGATTGGTTGTTAGAGAAAATTCTGCTTCTCCGAAAGGGGTCAGTGATTGCTTCAGGGGTCACACGAGTTGAGCAA ATACTCTGGCCTGATGGAATTTTCTTAACCAAACATCCAAATCGACGACCACCGCCTACCAGTCCATCGCAGAATTCACCTAATGGCCATCAACCTTCACCAGGATCTTCTCCAAGGACGGAAGATGAGCAAGCAGAGGCAGATCGGCGCGCAAAGTTTGTATACGAGCTAATGATTG ATCAAGCACCACCAGCAATTGTAGGGCTTGTTGGAAAGAAGGAATATGAACAATGTGCAAGGGATCTTTATTTTTTCCTTCAG TCATCTGTTTGCTTGAAACTGCTGGCTTTTGACCTCCTGGAGATGCTGCTTTTGTCAGCATTTCCAGAACTTGACGATGTATTCAAGCAGCTGCATGAAGAAAAGCATAAATTTGGTGAGCTCGTAAAGTAA